One genomic segment of Verrucomicrobiota bacterium includes these proteins:
- a CDS encoding DUF3782 domain-containing protein, translating to MSEQELRALLADLARKQADEHAKTESAQQRTEETLRQVTKQLGGLGNKFGSFTEGLAFDSMRRILKQHFGAEVVSSPTKAFRGARTQEFDMVGVRNGRHKEVYLVEVKSELNADELKKTLKKLREFFRFMPHLKGMKLYGIISAVDVRGALADRVLHEGLYLATASDENFKLVKPPGGFKPKVFTAE from the coding sequence ATGAGCGAACAGGAACTGAGGGCGCTCCTGGCGGACCTGGCGAGGAAACAAGCCGACGAGCACGCCAAGACAGAATCGGCCCAGCAGCGGACGGAGGAGACTTTGCGCCAGGTCACCAAACAACTCGGTGGGCTGGGGAACAAGTTCGGCTCCTTCACTGAAGGCCTGGCGTTCGATTCCATGCGCCGCATTCTCAAGCAACATTTCGGCGCGGAAGTCGTTTCGTCCCCGACCAAAGCCTTTCGCGGCGCCCGAACGCAGGAATTTGACATGGTGGGCGTCCGCAATGGACGGCACAAGGAGGTTTATCTCGTCGAAGTCAAAAGCGAATTGAACGCCGATGAACTGAAGAAGACTCTCAAGAAACTCCGGGAATTCTTCCGGTTCATGCCGCATCTCAAGGGCATGAAGCTTTACGGCATCATCTCCGCCGTCGATGTGCGCGGCGCGCTGGCTGACCGTGTGCTCCACGAAGGGCTCTACCTCGCCACGGCCAGCGACGAGAATTTCAAACTGGTAAAGCCTCCCGGCGGCTTTAAGCCAAAGGTCTTCACCGCCGAGTGA
- the lysS gene encoding lysine--tRNA ligase: MPLGEPVLASRFRTCSKRVKRLAGTDSPYRFPGPFAWNRDYGSLSRIARATCATSTFLRPALKTHTTLRVSTNPLIDIRNTRLQKAASLRSLGLNPYVSRSRRSHYAKAILDGFDALQAQEVTVAGRLLSWRKQGALAFGHVQDQTGRIQLFLRRQVVQPTDAAAGRLGYAETNLLDLGDVVEATGKVVKTERGEISVLVESLRLLTKAIRPLPDQWSGLKDREQILRKRYLDAILDASSFDRFSATCRMVAALRAFLNERGFLEFQTPAIQPQYGGGTAKPFKTHVNALGCEMYLAISHELYLKRLIVAGYDKVYTIGRYFRNEGIDRSHHPEFAMVETMTAYENYEYNMNLIEDMFRHVAISAFGRTTFNVRGHVIDFSQPWRRVSMADAVKEKTGVDFPVLQAVEEANARLASLGINEPQPGIGEALVKAFEVKVEPELIQPTLVFGHPVEISPLAKPMAADPRFAERFEIFIAGMECGDNWSEQNDPVHLLETWRKAYRAEERDAGKFHTLDFDFVEALEYGMPPTTGIGPGIERMAMIFTEQENIDDVIFFPLMRPAVSPINATIYGIHEPTLAPVEDLALSLEDFEALCDAGVLKPHAHNLTVKPHVRLWPPAPAGGRARVSAHAEIEGFLPHSVLRLAGLKVGGDQAIAGEDEKRKIAESFELILGQLMRKRFPDCHVTVSPPTVLRHV; this comes from the coding sequence ATCCCTCTGGGCGAGCCTGTCCTAGCGAGCCGATTTCGGACGTGTTCCAAGCGCGTGAAGCGGCTCGCCGGGACGGACTCGCCCTACCGGTTTCCTGGACCGTTTGCTTGGAACCGTGACTATGGCAGCTTATCACGGATCGCCCGCGCGACCTGCGCGACCTCGACGTTCTTGCGCCCCGCACTGAAAACTCATACAACCCTTCGCGTGTCAACGAATCCGCTGATCGACATTCGCAATACCCGCCTGCAAAAGGCGGCTTCCCTCCGTTCTTTGGGCTTGAACCCTTACGTCTCCCGCAGCCGCCGCTCTCATTACGCCAAAGCCATTCTCGACGGTTTCGATGCCTTGCAAGCCCAGGAAGTCACGGTGGCCGGGCGCTTGCTGTCATGGCGGAAACAAGGCGCGCTGGCCTTTGGCCACGTCCAGGATCAGACCGGGCGGATTCAGTTGTTCCTCCGCCGCCAGGTTGTGCAACCCACCGACGCGGCCGCGGGCCGCCTGGGCTACGCGGAAACGAACCTCCTGGACCTGGGCGATGTCGTCGAAGCCACCGGCAAAGTCGTGAAGACCGAACGCGGGGAAATCTCCGTGCTGGTCGAAAGTTTGCGTTTGCTCACCAAAGCCATCCGGCCCTTGCCGGACCAATGGTCGGGCTTGAAGGACCGCGAGCAGATTCTTCGCAAGCGTTACCTGGACGCCATCCTGGATGCGTCGTCGTTCGACCGGTTTTCAGCCACGTGCAGGATGGTCGCTGCCCTCCGGGCCTTCCTGAACGAGCGCGGGTTTCTCGAATTTCAGACGCCCGCCATTCAACCGCAATACGGCGGCGGCACGGCGAAGCCGTTCAAAACGCACGTCAACGCGCTGGGCTGCGAAATGTACCTGGCCATCTCCCACGAGCTTTATCTCAAGCGCCTGATCGTCGCGGGCTATGACAAAGTCTATACCATCGGACGCTATTTCCGGAACGAAGGCATCGACCGCAGCCATCACCCGGAGTTCGCGATGGTCGAGACCATGACGGCGTACGAGAACTACGAATACAACATGAACCTGATCGAGGACATGTTCCGCCACGTCGCGATCAGCGCTTTTGGCCGGACCACCTTCAACGTCCGCGGCCACGTCATCGATTTCAGCCAGCCGTGGCGGCGCGTGAGCATGGCGGACGCCGTGAAGGAAAAGACCGGCGTTGACTTCCCGGTTTTGCAGGCGGTTGAAGAAGCCAACGCGCGGCTGGCCTCGCTCGGAATCAACGAGCCGCAACCCGGCATTGGGGAGGCGCTCGTCAAGGCGTTTGAGGTCAAAGTCGAACCGGAACTGATTCAGCCGACGCTCGTGTTCGGGCATCCGGTTGAAATCTCGCCGCTGGCCAAACCGATGGCGGCGGATCCGCGTTTTGCCGAGCGTTTCGAGATTTTCATCGCGGGCATGGAATGCGGCGACAACTGGTCCGAGCAGAACGACCCGGTGCATTTGCTCGAAACCTGGCGGAAAGCGTATCGGGCGGAGGAACGCGACGCCGGCAAGTTCCACACGCTGGATTTCGATTTTGTGGAGGCGCTGGAATACGGCATGCCGCCCACGACGGGGATTGGTCCGGGCATCGAGCGCATGGCGATGATTTTCACGGAGCAGGAAAACATCGACGACGTGATTTTCTTTCCGCTGATGCGGCCCGCGGTCTCGCCGATCAACGCCACGATTTACGGCATCCACGAGCCGACGCTGGCGCCGGTGGAGGACCTGGCGTTGTCCCTGGAGGATTTTGAGGCGCTCTGCGACGCAGGCGTTTTGAAACCGCACGCGCACAACCTGACGGTGAAGCCGCACGTGCGACTGTGGCCTCCGGCGCCGGCGGGGGGAAGGGCGCGCGTCTCGGCGCACGCGGAGATCGAAGGGTTCCTCCCTCACAGCGTCCTCCGTCTGGCGGGCCTAAAGGTGGGCGGCGACCAGGCGATCGCCGGGGAAGACGAAAAGCGCAAAATCGCGGAGTCGTTCGAGTTGATTTTGGGGCAACTGATGCGAAAGCGTTTCCCCGATTGCCATGTCACCGTCTCGCCGCCGACGGTGCTGCGGCACGTTTGA
- a CDS encoding DUF1559 domain-containing protein — protein MAPGLRAIETAGATARGVIVKSVTTLQLPVLSGDKPVARRTHCASNLRQIGIALVMYVHDHGVCPTDLGPLDGYVQQGIEAARDGWAALAGVFKCPSPASGIFAL, from the coding sequence CTGGCTCCGGGTCTGCGCGCAATAGAAACCGCTGGCGCGACAGCCAGAGGCGTCATCGTCAAAAGCGTTACAACGTTACAGTTGCCGGTGTTGTCAGGCGACAAGCCCGTTGCCAGGCGCACGCACTGTGCGAGCAACTTGCGCCAGATCGGGATTGCCCTGGTCATGTACGTTCACGATCACGGCGTTTGTCCTACGGACCTGGGACCCCTCGACGGTTATGTCCAGCAAGGAATCGAAGCGGCTCGTGATGGCTGGGCCGCTTTGGCGGGAGTTTTCAAATGCCCTTCACCCGCCTCAGGGATTTTCGCGCTGTAA
- a CDS encoding ABC transporter ATP-binding protein: MPNETTNGTPAVQTYGLTRVYGGTIALNSIDLIVNKGDLFGFIGSNGAGKTTTLRILATFLAPSAGRAEVLGHDVVKDADAVRHVIGYMPDFFGVYKDMEVTEYLDFFGACYKIPSSKREKTVNDVLELVGLSEKRGALIGALSRGMQQRLGLARVLIHDPRLLLLDEPASGLDPRARIEVMAILQELQRLGKTIMISSHILSELQTLCNRVAIIEKGKLIYTGPVQGVRDQMATGQIYWVTVRDNSAKALELLKARSEVAEAVPVDGQVKVTFKDHDTDPGFIAETLVQGGLRLTGLWEDELGLEEVFLRVTKGETQ; this comes from the coding sequence ATGCCAAACGAAACGACGAATGGAACGCCTGCCGTGCAGACCTACGGCCTCACCCGGGTCTATGGCGGGACGATTGCGTTGAACTCGATCGATCTCATCGTCAACAAAGGCGATCTTTTCGGGTTCATCGGCTCCAACGGCGCGGGCAAGACCACCACGCTTCGCATCCTCGCGACCTTCCTGGCTCCTTCCGCTGGCCGCGCCGAAGTGCTCGGCCACGACGTCGTGAAAGACGCCGATGCCGTCCGCCACGTGATCGGGTACATGCCCGACTTCTTCGGGGTCTATAAGGACATGGAGGTGACGGAGTATCTCGATTTCTTCGGGGCGTGTTACAAGATTCCTTCCTCCAAGCGCGAGAAAACCGTCAACGACGTGCTCGAATTGGTCGGGCTCAGCGAAAAACGTGGCGCGCTGATCGGAGCGCTCAGCCGGGGCATGCAACAGCGCCTGGGCCTGGCGCGCGTATTGATCCACGATCCGCGCCTGCTTTTGCTCGACGAACCGGCCAGCGGCCTGGACCCCCGGGCGCGCATCGAGGTGATGGCGATTCTCCAGGAACTTCAGCGGCTCGGCAAAACGATCATGATTTCCTCGCACATCCTGAGCGAACTGCAAACCCTCTGCAACCGCGTCGCCATTATCGAGAAGGGGAAATTGATCTACACCGGCCCGGTCCAAGGCGTGCGCGATCAAATGGCCACAGGCCAGATTTATTGGGTCACCGTGCGGGACAATTCAGCGAAGGCCCTGGAGCTTCTCAAGGCCCGGTCCGAAGTGGCCGAAGCCGTCCCGGTCGATGGCCAGGTGAAAGTGACATTCAAAGATCACGACACCGACCCTGGCTTCATCGCGGAAACGCTGGTGCAAGGCGGATTGAGACTGACGGGATTATGGGAAGATGAACTGGGTCTCGAAGAAGTCTTCCTGCGCGTGACAAAAGGCGAGACGCAATAG
- a CDS encoding TldD/PmbA family protein — translation MTRAIPIWRKLLAQCVRLATGLSPDNTGNCNVVTLLTMTPLAVAPAVSIARRPGARLPWPHHRATDPNRILVMKGTGFTLAGLFLCVRLFAQHDPPAAATPDALTAVLAEELEHSMKHLAADDGLKPYYLCYAVTDVAAVTIRGSLGALRRKDASRARVLDVDLRVGDYELDNTHQIRGGTDAGRFGRFLGGSASLPIENSPMAVKHALWQSTDRIFKAAVERFQRVKTDLKTTVAEESKAHDFSRETPSRYSEPDAELSLDRKAWVERVRSVSRLALDYPLIYDSMVAVVGAAENRHVVTSEGTRLKTAAERFRVVLSASTKAEDGMDLSQSYIFNCASEAGLPSEEIVREAFQKVIEMVLALRAAPLVEPYTGPAILLNRASGVFFHEIFGHRIEGHRQKDVEEGQTFTKMVGKPILPEFLSVTDDPTQPRFGAEDLRGFYRFDDEGVPASRVDLVENGVLKTFLLSRSPVLDFTKSNGHGRREPGRQAVSRQGNLMVHSTRTVPFEKLQQMLVDECKKQNKSYGYLFEDITGGFTMTTRGGPQAFKVLPVVVYRLYADGRPKELVRGVDIVGTPLSCFSKILATGDDPAVFNGTCGAESGWVPVSAVSPSILVEQIEIEKRERSQERLPILPAPNSEKERAL, via the coding sequence ATGACCAGGGCAATCCCGATCTGGCGCAAGTTGCTCGCACAGTGCGTGCGCCTGGCAACGGGCTTGTCGCCTGACAACACCGGCAACTGTAACGTTGTAACGCTTTTGACGATGACGCCTCTGGCTGTCGCGCCAGCGGTTTCTATTGCGCGCAGACCCGGAGCCAGACTACCCTGGCCTCATCACCGAGCAACCGATCCGAACCGCATTCTTGTCATGAAAGGCACTGGATTCACTCTCGCCGGTTTGTTTCTCTGCGTCAGGCTTTTCGCGCAGCACGATCCTCCCGCCGCCGCAACTCCCGACGCGCTGACGGCCGTGCTGGCGGAAGAACTCGAACACTCGATGAAACATCTGGCCGCCGATGACGGACTCAAGCCGTACTACCTTTGCTACGCGGTCACGGACGTCGCTGCCGTCACCATCCGGGGCAGTCTTGGAGCGCTCCGCCGCAAGGACGCCAGCCGCGCGCGCGTGCTGGACGTGGACCTGCGCGTCGGGGATTACGAACTCGACAACACGCACCAGATTCGCGGCGGGACGGATGCCGGACGTTTCGGGCGATTTCTCGGCGGGTCCGCTTCGCTACCGATTGAGAACAGTCCGATGGCGGTCAAACACGCGCTCTGGCAATCGACAGATCGCATCTTCAAGGCCGCGGTCGAGCGTTTTCAACGCGTCAAGACCGATCTCAAAACCACCGTCGCCGAGGAAAGCAAAGCGCACGATTTCTCACGCGAAACGCCGAGCCGTTACTCTGAGCCGGACGCCGAACTCAGTCTGGATCGCAAGGCCTGGGTTGAGCGCGTGCGAAGTGTCTCGCGGCTCGCCCTGGATTATCCGTTGATTTACGACTCGATGGTCGCGGTGGTGGGCGCCGCCGAGAACCGCCACGTGGTCACGAGCGAAGGCACGCGTTTGAAAACGGCGGCGGAGCGCTTTCGCGTCGTGCTTTCAGCGAGCACCAAAGCGGAGGATGGCATGGATCTGAGCCAGAGTTACATCTTCAATTGCGCAAGCGAAGCCGGGCTGCCTTCCGAGGAGATAGTCCGCGAAGCCTTCCAAAAGGTGATCGAGATGGTCCTGGCGCTGCGGGCCGCGCCGCTGGTCGAACCCTACACCGGACCGGCGATCCTCTTGAATCGCGCCAGCGGCGTGTTCTTCCACGAGATTTTTGGGCATCGCATTGAGGGGCATCGCCAGAAGGACGTCGAGGAAGGGCAGACGTTCACCAAGATGGTGGGGAAGCCGATTCTGCCGGAGTTTCTGAGCGTCACGGACGATCCGACTCAGCCCCGCTTCGGGGCCGAAGACTTGCGCGGCTTCTACCGCTTTGATGACGAAGGCGTGCCTGCTTCCCGCGTGGATCTGGTCGAGAACGGAGTTTTGAAAACTTTCCTTTTGTCGCGCTCCCCCGTGTTGGACTTCACGAAGTCCAACGGTCATGGCCGGCGCGAACCTGGACGCCAGGCCGTGTCCCGCCAGGGCAATCTCATGGTCCACTCGACCCGGACGGTGCCCTTCGAGAAGCTCCAGCAAATGCTCGTGGACGAGTGCAAGAAACAGAACAAGTCTTACGGCTACCTCTTCGAAGACATTACAGGGGGATTTACGATGACCACGCGCGGAGGACCGCAAGCCTTCAAAGTGCTGCCCGTGGTCGTGTATCGCCTCTACGCGGATGGCCGGCCCAAGGAACTCGTGCGCGGGGTCGATATCGTCGGCACGCCGCTCTCGTGTTTCTCGAAGATCCTCGCGACGGGCGACGATCCTGCCGTGTTCAACGGCACGTGCGGCGCGGAATCGGGCTGGGTGCCGGTTTCGGCGGTGTCGCCGAGCATCCTGGTCGAGCAGATTGAAATCGAAAAGCGCGAGCGTTCGCAGGAGCGCCTGCCGATCCTGCCCGCGCCCAATTCGGAGAAGGAGCGAGCGTTATGA